A single Lactuca sativa cultivar Salinas chromosome 8, Lsat_Salinas_v11, whole genome shotgun sequence DNA region contains:
- the LOC111909446 gene encoding actin-depolymerizing factor 1 isoform X2 gives MANAASGMAVHDECKLKFMELKAKRSFRFIVFKIEEKQKQVIVEKVGDPNRSHEDFAACLPDSECRYAVFDYDFVTQENCQKSRIFFIAWSPDTARVRSKMIYASSKDRFKRELDGIQVELQATDPTEMDLDVFKSRAN, from the exons ATG GCAAACGCGGCGTCTGGAATGGCGGTGCATGATGAATGCAAGCTGAAATTCATGGAgctgaaagcaaaaagaagctTTCGCTTCATTGTTTTCAAGATCGAGGaaaaacaaaaacaagtaattgtGGAAAAAGTTGGTGATCCAAATCGAAGCCATGAAGATTTTGCTGCTTGTCTTCCTGATTCCGAGTGTCGATATGCTGTTTTTGACTATGACTTTGTCACTCAAGAGAATTGCCAAAAAAGCAGGATCTTTTTCATTGCATG GTCTCCTGATACTGCGAGGGTGAGGAGCAAGATGATTTATGCAAGCTCAAAGGACAGATTCAAGAGGGAACTTGATGGGATTCAAGTGGAGCTTCAAGCAACTGATCCAACAGAGATGGATCTTGATGTGTTCAAAAGCCGAGCCAATTAA
- the LOC111909446 gene encoding actin-depolymerizing factor 1 isoform X1, which produces MVSPFETHSSIANAASGMAVHDECKLKFMELKAKRSFRFIVFKIEEKQKQVIVEKVGDPNRSHEDFAACLPDSECRYAVFDYDFVTQENCQKSRIFFIAWSPDTARVRSKMIYASSKDRFKRELDGIQVELQATDPTEMDLDVFKSRAN; this is translated from the exons ATGGTTAGTCCATTCGAAACACATTCATCTATA GCAAACGCGGCGTCTGGAATGGCGGTGCATGATGAATGCAAGCTGAAATTCATGGAgctgaaagcaaaaagaagctTTCGCTTCATTGTTTTCAAGATCGAGGaaaaacaaaaacaagtaattgtGGAAAAAGTTGGTGATCCAAATCGAAGCCATGAAGATTTTGCTGCTTGTCTTCCTGATTCCGAGTGTCGATATGCTGTTTTTGACTATGACTTTGTCACTCAAGAGAATTGCCAAAAAAGCAGGATCTTTTTCATTGCATG GTCTCCTGATACTGCGAGGGTGAGGAGCAAGATGATTTATGCAAGCTCAAAGGACAGATTCAAGAGGGAACTTGATGGGATTCAAGTGGAGCTTCAAGCAACTGATCCAACAGAGATGGATCTTGATGTGTTCAAAAGCCGAGCCAATTAA